A stretch of the Carassius carassius chromosome 6, fCarCar2.1, whole genome shotgun sequence genome encodes the following:
- the LOC132142381 gene encoding protein sprouty homolog 2-like: MEMRAQNGGSGSSGLLLALRDSGGPQTGDSEPLEGQVLSLDQIRTIRSSNEYTEGPTVAPRPPASQQKTDSQPSSPTSTSSIELSEHRNSQRTQQAGQQTPQPAPQSPRSGVSRSISGTSDGSISTARASTGSTSSEQRLLGNAGGTGDRVVRVQPKRSELKQDELKPLETTPGQVGDGKHSNRCEDCGRCKCEGCTCPQTLPSCWMCGRRCLCSATTTMDYVTCVCCVKGLFYHCSSDDEDVCADKPFSCTQSHCCMRWSAISVLAIFLPCLLCYLPAKGCVALCQACYNCTRRPGCHCKYKGIEK, from the coding sequence ATGGAGATGAGAGCTCAAAATGGCGGCAGCGGCTCCTCTGGCTTGCTGCTAGCTTTGCGTGACAGTGGCGGACCCCAGACTGGGGATTCCGAGCCTTTGGAGGGTCAGGTGCTCTCCCTGGACCAGATCAGGACCATCCGCAGCAGCAATGAGTACACAGAGGGCCCAACAGTGGCACCCCGGCCACCGGCCTCCCAGCAGAAAACGGACTCGCAACCTTCCAGCCCAACTTCCACCTCCTCCATTGAGCTCTCTGAGCATAGGAACTCCCAGAGAACCCAACAAGCTGGACAGCAGACTCCTCAACCAGCACCTCAGTCACCAAGGAGTGGCGTGAGCAGATCCATCAGTGGCACCAGCGATGGGTCAATCAGTACTGCCAGGGCCAGTACAGGCAGCACTTCATCGGAACAAAGACTTTTGGGAAATGCTGGAGGGACGGGTGATCGGGTGGTGAGGGTGCAGCCCAAACGTTCAGAGCTGAAGCAGGATGAACTAAAGCCCTTGGAGACCACCCCGGGCCAGGTTGGGGATGGAAAGCACTCAAATCGCTGTGAGGACTGTGGCCGCTGCAAGTGTGAAGGGTGCACCTGCCCTCAGACCCTGCCGTCCTGCTGGATGTGTGGCCGCAGGTGCCTTTGCTCGGCGACAACAACGATGGACTACGTTACCTGTGTCTGCTGCGTCAAGGGTCTCTTCTACCACTGCTCCAGTGATGATGAGGATGTGTGTGCGGACAAGCCCTTCTCTTGCACCCAGTCACATTGCTGCATGCGGTGGTCGGCAATAAGTGTCCTGGCAATTTTCCTTCCCTGCCTGCTCTGCTACCTCCCGGCAAAGGGCTGCGTGGCATTGTGCCAAGCATGCTACAACTGCACCAGAAGGCCAGGATGCCACTGCAAATACAAAGGAATTGAGAAATAA